The proteins below come from a single Miscanthus floridulus cultivar M001 chromosome 1, ASM1932011v1, whole genome shotgun sequence genomic window:
- the LOC136503828 gene encoding mitogen-activated protein kinase kinase 9-like: protein MALVRQRRQLPDLTLPLDHFALRLPPQPQPTAAPSTSTSTSTSTSTSDARLSDYERLSVLGHGNGGTVYKARHRRSAQPVALKLFADGDTSAAREAEILMLAADAPHVVRLHAVILSSASAVAAGEAPAALALELMPGGSLSGLLRRLGRPMGEQPIAAVARQALLGLAALHALRVVHRDLKPSNLLVGAGGEVKIADFGAGKVLRRRLDPCASYVGTAAYMSPERFDPEAYSGDYDPYAADVWGLGVAILELYRGHFPLLPEGQRPDWAALMCAICFGEAPEPPAAASEEFRDFVARCLEKKAGRRASVAELLEHPFVAERDAAGAQHALAALVAEAEQRDQ, encoded by the coding sequence ATGGCTCTCGTCCGCCAGCGCCGCCAGCTGCCGGACCTCACCCTCCCGCTCGACCACTTCGCCCTGCGCCTGCCGCCGCAGCCTCAGCCCACCGCCGCgccgtccacctccacctccacctccacctccacctccacgtcCGACGCCCGCCTCTCGGACTACGAGAGGCTCTCCGTTCTTGGCCACGGCAACGGCGGCACCGTGTACAAGGCGCGGCACCGGCGGTCCGCGCAGCCGGTCGCGCTCAAGCTCTTCGCGGACGGGGACACCTCCGCGGCGCGCGAGGCCGAGATACTCATGCTCGCCGCGGACGCGCCCCACGTCGTGCGCCTCCACGCGGTGATCCTATCGTCGGCGTCAGCGGTCGCCGCCGGGGAGGCTCCCGCGGCGCTGGCGCTGGAGCTCATGCCGGGGGGCTCCCTCTCGGGCCTGCTCCGCCGGTTGGGCCGCCCGATGGGGGAGCAGCCCATTGCCGCCGTGGCGCGGCAGGCGCTCCTCGGGCTCGCCGCGCTCCACGCGCTCCGCGTCGTGCACCGCGACCTGAAGCCGTCGAACCTGCTGGTCGGCGCCGGCGGCGAGGTGAAGATCGCCGACTTCGGCGCGGGCAAggtgctgcggcggcggctggaCCCCTGCGCGTCCTACGTCGGCACGGCGGCGTACATGTCCCCCGAGCGGTTCGACCCGGAGGCGTACTCGGGCGACTACGACCCCTACGCCGCCGACGTGTGGGGCCTCGGGGTGGCCATCCTGGAGCTGTACCGGGGCCACTTCCCGCTCCTGCCCGAGGGCCAGCGCCCGGACTGGGCCGCGCTCATGTGCGCCATATGCTTCGGCGAGGCGCCGGAGCCGCCGGCCGCGGCGTCGGAGGAGTTCCGGGACTTCGTGGCGCGGTGCCTCGAGAAGAAGGCCGGCCGGCGCGCGTCGGTGGCCGAGCTGTTGGAGCACCCGTTCGTCGCCGAGCGGGACGCCGCCGGCGCACAGCACGCGCTCGCTGCGCTCGTCGCAGAGGCGGAGCAGCGCGACCAATAA